The following coding sequences lie in one Salmo salar chromosome ssa13, Ssal_v3.1, whole genome shotgun sequence genomic window:
- the LOC106567120 gene encoding zinc finger protein 217 isoform X2 translates to MPTHLLLPYVESPDGLGQDSLNISSGASTPGAGSSMTPHCNIVDKAEPQPEESLLEALDCMFCDQTFTHQDDLGPHVLTQHPTTLFEPAVLCVEAEYLIPGERARSKPSLPSVKEVEVFSCVVCDRTTEDASELESHMRTHKDCFTFHCNLCGRRFKEPWFLRNHIRFHKTKAQQNLDGPIIINEVIQDQVSEPVITPYKMCFTCGFFFPDKDSLVEHSKVHRKESEADEDRENDRREDSLSQEGFLRGLNLCPISEKSSTTPERSSKWIAQLDPFNTYQAWQLATKGKVAVGPSVAKDVGLSQNNSSDNEDSGSDKEELTNIWSEGQGGDDKGVKENIDGDLKSRQTTEETPSPEPDQKSTRNDKPTRCEDCGRTFRTYHQLVLHSRVHKRERDEGESPTASIDGKLSRAGSPREEGSEDGLEVGAPGYAFYSDKSEDGFDRMKVKHLVSSRECSYCGKTFRSSYYLNIHLRTHTGEKPYKCIYCDYAAAQKTSLRYHLDRRHKDKPYTDIPNKPVVSVPSPILKEFPRNREDNQVPNRSKLWQTPNVRLATKSCANVKPEDRFNSIGGKLDGPPAQVNAEYGKLITTAAYSSSADDAHIKCPVLINPKMEGKEMDKGFEAPLNLSLKVSLSISATLIPRNALISNVCSSCAFSTLYPEVLLMHKKLVHKEKLQTIKKNRSLKQKRYTGCPPALEGKDVLPLPPIDRRHPRRTKSPTPQPPGKSAEKTHPTDSPHGPKRSQTSEPPQRETALDTRRYRMMMEHRTSQGQSRFTEPAEQSNTKGTKDNRSVVDRPRQSPSDSRGASGPSVRSGPGRNWNGVVWPSDTAKLCLSSRFGSLPPMDFGGEPSSKRPRYSGLPGRETDTVETSSFRTEYNRLLNSGRPQVKNSFSSQGTSLSNNRPQAYAPIKASNPPASASSSSMETDWNMINILRSYTPSDLASLYHPTVANPSHGVLTNPRGSKYAANVLQPPSSFESLPGGKA, encoded by the exons ATGCCAACTCACCTGTTGTTGCCATATGTGGAAAGTCCAGATGGACTTGGACAAGACAGTCTAAACATTAGTAGTGGTGCTAGCACGCCAGGGGCCGGCTCCAGCATGACCCCTCACTGTAACATCGTTGACAAGGCTGAGCCTCAGCCTGAGGAAAGCCTGCTGGAAGCCCTGGACTGCATGTTTTGTGACCAGACCTTCACACACCAAGATGACCTGGGCCCACACGTCTTGACCCAGCACCCCACAACACTGTTTGAACCTGCTGTTTTGTGTGTGGAGGCAGAGTACTTGATCCCAGGTGAAAGGGCCAGGTCCAAACCCAGCTTGCCATCTGTAAAGGAGGTGGAGGTGTTTAGCTGTGTTGTGTGTGATCGAACCACAGAGGACGCCAGCGAGCTGGAGAGCCACATGCGGACACACAAGGACTGTTTCACTTTTCACTGTAACCTTTGTGGCCGGCGGTTCAAGGAACCCTGGTTTCTCAGGAACCATATCAGGTTCCATAAGACAAAGGCCCAGCAGAACCTGGACGGTCCAATTATTATCAATGAAGTCATCCAAGACCAAGTCTCAGAGCCTGTAATCACGCCttacaaaatgtgctttaccTGTGGATTCTTTTTCCCCGATAAAGACAGTTTGGTGGAACACAGTAAAGTACATCGTAAAGAATCAGAagctgatgaagacagagaaaatgATAGACGGGAAGATTCTCTCAGTCAAGAAGGTTTTTTACGGGGCCTCAACCTTTGCCCCATATCTGAGAAAAGTAGTACGACGCCAGAGAGATCCTCCAAATGGATAGCCCAACTAGACCCTTTCAACACTTACCAGGCCTGGCAACTTGCCACCAAGGGAAAGGTCGCAGTTGGTCCAAGTGTGGCTAAAGACGTAGGCCTAAGCCAAAACAACAGCTCCGACAACGAGGACTCTGGCTCAGATAAAGAAGAACTGACAAATATCTGGTCAGAAGGCCAAGGAGGTGACGACAAGGGTGTTAAGGAAAACATAGATGGAGATCTGAAATCCAGACAGACTACAGAAGAGACTCCATCACCAGAGCCTGATCAGAAGTCAACTAGAAATGATAAGCCGACCCGCTGTGAGGACTGTGGGAGGACGTTCAGGACGTACCACCAGCTTGTTCTCCACTCCAGGGTGCacaagagggagagggacgagGGGGAGAGCCCCACCGCCTCCATTGATGGAAAGCTCTCCAGAGCAGGGTCCCCCAGAGAGGAGGGGTCTGAAGACGGGTTAGAAGTGGGAGCACCGGGATATGCCTTCTATTCAG ATAAAAGTGAAGATGGCTTTGATCGAATGAAGGTGAAACATCTTGTGTCCTCCAGGGAATGTAGTTACTGCGGCAAGACATTCCGTTCCAGCTATTACCTCAACATTCACCTCAGGACGCATACAG GTGAAAAACCATACAAATGTATATACTGCGACTATGCTGCAGCCCAGAAGACCTCACTGAGATATCACTTGGATCGACGTCACAAGGACAAACCATACACTGACATCCCTAATAAGCCTGTGGTATCCGTGCCATCTCCCATTTTGAAAGAATTCCCCAGAAACAGAGAAGACAACCAGGTCCCCAACAGGTCCAAACTATGGCAGACTCCCAATGTCAGACTAGCAACCAAATCTTGTGCCAATGTAAAACCAGAGGATAGATTTAATAGCATCGGTGGCAAGCTTGATGGCCCGCCTGCCCAAGTGAATGCTGAGTATGGGAAATTGATTACTACGGCTGCTTACTCCTCTTCTGCTGATGATGCGCACATAAAATGCCCTGTACTTATTAACCCGAAGATGGAAGGAAAGGAGATGGACAAGGGCTTTGAGGCTCCATTAAATTTGTCCTTAAAAGTATCACTCTCCATCTCCGCCACCCTAATACCAAGGAACGCATTGATTTCAAATGTCTGTTCGTCCTGTGCCTTTAGCACTCTGTACCCAGAGGTTCTGCTCATGCACAAAAAGCTGGTTCACAAGGAGAAGTTGCAAACGATCAAGAAGAACAGAAGTCTTAAACAGAAGCGTTACACTGGCTGCCCCCCTGCCCTAGAGGGAAAAGATGTCCTCCCGCTACCTCCTATTGACAGAAGACACCCTCGGCGGACCAAATCCCCAACTCCACAGCCTCCTGGAAAATCTGCAGAGAAGACCCACCCTACCGACTCTCCTCATGGGCCCAAACGGTCCCAGACCAGCGAACCACCACAAAGGGAGACAGCCCTGGACACTCGGCGGTACAGGATGATGATGGAGCATCGCACCAGTCAGGGCCAGTCCAGGTTTACAGAGCCAGCTGAACAATCCAACACCAAAGGTACAAAGGATAACAGGTCTGTAGTGGACAGACCAAGGCAGAGCCCATCAGACAGCAGAGGGGCGAGCGGACCGAGTGTAAGAAGTGGCCCAGGCAGAAATTGGAACGGCGTGGTATGGCCCTCCGACACTGCTAAGCTGTGCCTCTCCAGCCGGTTCGGTAGTCTGCCCCCGATGGACTTTGGTGGTGAACCCTCCAGCAAGAGACCAAGGTACTCAGGGCTTCCCGGAAGGGAAACGGACACTGTAGAGACGTCTAGCTTTAGGACCGAGTACAACAGACTGCTGAACTCCGGGAGACCCCAAGTGAAAAACTCATTTTCGTCACAaggaacctctctctctaacaacaggCCTCAGGCCTATGCCCCGATCAAAGCGTCCAATCCTCCAGCCTCtgcaagcagcagcagcatggAGACTGACTGGAATATGATCAACATCCTCCGCTCCTACACCCCCAGTGACCTGGCCTCCCTCTACCACCCCACCGTGGCTAACCCCAGTCACGGAGTGCTGACCAACCCAAGAG GTTCGAAGTACGCTGCGAACGTCCTGCAGCCACCATCTTCTTTTGAGAGCTTACCTGGAGGGAAGGCTTAA
- the LOC106567120 gene encoding zinc finger protein 217 isoform X1, with translation MPTHLLLPYVESPDGLGQDSLNISSGASTPGAGSSMTPHCNIVDKAEPQPEESLLEALDCMFCDQTFTHQDDLGPHVLTQHPTTLFEPAVLCVEAEYLIPGERARSKPSLPSVKEVEVFSCVVCDRTTEDASELESHMRTHKDCFTFHCNLCGRRFKEPWFLRNHIRFHKTKAQQNLDGPIIINEVIQDQVSEPVITPYKMCFTCGFFFPDKDSLVEHSKVHRKESEADEDRENDRREDSLSQEGFLRGLNLCPISEKSSTTPERSSKWIAQLDPFNTYQAWQLATKGKVAVGPSVAKDVGLSQNNSSDNEDSGSDKEELTNIWSEGQGGDDKGVKENIDGDLKSRQTTEETPSPEPDQKSTRNDKPTRCEDCGRTFRTYHQLVLHSRVHKRERDEGESPTASIDGKLSRAGSPREEGSEDGLEVGAPGYAFYSDKSEDGFDRMKVKHLVSSRECSYCGKTFRSSYYLNIHLRTHTGEKPYKCIYCDYAAAQKTSLRYHLDRRHKDKPYTDIPNKPVVSVPSPILKEFPRNREDNQVPNRSKLWQTPNVRLATKSCANVKPEDRFNSIGGKLDGPPAQVNAEYGKLITTAAYSSSADDAHIKCPVLINPKMEGKEMDKGFEAPLNLSLKVSLSISATLIPRNALISNVCSSCAFSTLYPEVLLMHKKLVHKEKLQTIKKNRSLKQKRYTGCPPALEGKDVLPLPPIDRRHPRRTKSPTPQPPGKSAEKTHPTDSPHGPKRSQTSEPPQRETALDTRRYRMMMEHRTSQGQSRFTEPAEQSNTKGTKDNRSVVDRPRQSPSDSRGASGPSVRSGPGRNWNGVVWPSDTAKLCLSSRFGSLPPMDFGGEPSSKRPRYSGLPGRETDTVETSSFRTEYNRLLNSGRPQVKNSFSSQGTSLSNNRPQAYAPIKASNPPASASSSSMETDWNMINILRSYTPSDLASLYHPTVANPSHGVLTNPRGSRPSPYPASMLQRRAYSSPISSEHSGPPDKST, from the exons ATGCCAACTCACCTGTTGTTGCCATATGTGGAAAGTCCAGATGGACTTGGACAAGACAGTCTAAACATTAGTAGTGGTGCTAGCACGCCAGGGGCCGGCTCCAGCATGACCCCTCACTGTAACATCGTTGACAAGGCTGAGCCTCAGCCTGAGGAAAGCCTGCTGGAAGCCCTGGACTGCATGTTTTGTGACCAGACCTTCACACACCAAGATGACCTGGGCCCACACGTCTTGACCCAGCACCCCACAACACTGTTTGAACCTGCTGTTTTGTGTGTGGAGGCAGAGTACTTGATCCCAGGTGAAAGGGCCAGGTCCAAACCCAGCTTGCCATCTGTAAAGGAGGTGGAGGTGTTTAGCTGTGTTGTGTGTGATCGAACCACAGAGGACGCCAGCGAGCTGGAGAGCCACATGCGGACACACAAGGACTGTTTCACTTTTCACTGTAACCTTTGTGGCCGGCGGTTCAAGGAACCCTGGTTTCTCAGGAACCATATCAGGTTCCATAAGACAAAGGCCCAGCAGAACCTGGACGGTCCAATTATTATCAATGAAGTCATCCAAGACCAAGTCTCAGAGCCTGTAATCACGCCttacaaaatgtgctttaccTGTGGATTCTTTTTCCCCGATAAAGACAGTTTGGTGGAACACAGTAAAGTACATCGTAAAGAATCAGAagctgatgaagacagagaaaatgATAGACGGGAAGATTCTCTCAGTCAAGAAGGTTTTTTACGGGGCCTCAACCTTTGCCCCATATCTGAGAAAAGTAGTACGACGCCAGAGAGATCCTCCAAATGGATAGCCCAACTAGACCCTTTCAACACTTACCAGGCCTGGCAACTTGCCACCAAGGGAAAGGTCGCAGTTGGTCCAAGTGTGGCTAAAGACGTAGGCCTAAGCCAAAACAACAGCTCCGACAACGAGGACTCTGGCTCAGATAAAGAAGAACTGACAAATATCTGGTCAGAAGGCCAAGGAGGTGACGACAAGGGTGTTAAGGAAAACATAGATGGAGATCTGAAATCCAGACAGACTACAGAAGAGACTCCATCACCAGAGCCTGATCAGAAGTCAACTAGAAATGATAAGCCGACCCGCTGTGAGGACTGTGGGAGGACGTTCAGGACGTACCACCAGCTTGTTCTCCACTCCAGGGTGCacaagagggagagggacgagGGGGAGAGCCCCACCGCCTCCATTGATGGAAAGCTCTCCAGAGCAGGGTCCCCCAGAGAGGAGGGGTCTGAAGACGGGTTAGAAGTGGGAGCACCGGGATATGCCTTCTATTCAG ATAAAAGTGAAGATGGCTTTGATCGAATGAAGGTGAAACATCTTGTGTCCTCCAGGGAATGTAGTTACTGCGGCAAGACATTCCGTTCCAGCTATTACCTCAACATTCACCTCAGGACGCATACAG GTGAAAAACCATACAAATGTATATACTGCGACTATGCTGCAGCCCAGAAGACCTCACTGAGATATCACTTGGATCGACGTCACAAGGACAAACCATACACTGACATCCCTAATAAGCCTGTGGTATCCGTGCCATCTCCCATTTTGAAAGAATTCCCCAGAAACAGAGAAGACAACCAGGTCCCCAACAGGTCCAAACTATGGCAGACTCCCAATGTCAGACTAGCAACCAAATCTTGTGCCAATGTAAAACCAGAGGATAGATTTAATAGCATCGGTGGCAAGCTTGATGGCCCGCCTGCCCAAGTGAATGCTGAGTATGGGAAATTGATTACTACGGCTGCTTACTCCTCTTCTGCTGATGATGCGCACATAAAATGCCCTGTACTTATTAACCCGAAGATGGAAGGAAAGGAGATGGACAAGGGCTTTGAGGCTCCATTAAATTTGTCCTTAAAAGTATCACTCTCCATCTCCGCCACCCTAATACCAAGGAACGCATTGATTTCAAATGTCTGTTCGTCCTGTGCCTTTAGCACTCTGTACCCAGAGGTTCTGCTCATGCACAAAAAGCTGGTTCACAAGGAGAAGTTGCAAACGATCAAGAAGAACAGAAGTCTTAAACAGAAGCGTTACACTGGCTGCCCCCCTGCCCTAGAGGGAAAAGATGTCCTCCCGCTACCTCCTATTGACAGAAGACACCCTCGGCGGACCAAATCCCCAACTCCACAGCCTCCTGGAAAATCTGCAGAGAAGACCCACCCTACCGACTCTCCTCATGGGCCCAAACGGTCCCAGACCAGCGAACCACCACAAAGGGAGACAGCCCTGGACACTCGGCGGTACAGGATGATGATGGAGCATCGCACCAGTCAGGGCCAGTCCAGGTTTACAGAGCCAGCTGAACAATCCAACACCAAAGGTACAAAGGATAACAGGTCTGTAGTGGACAGACCAAGGCAGAGCCCATCAGACAGCAGAGGGGCGAGCGGACCGAGTGTAAGAAGTGGCCCAGGCAGAAATTGGAACGGCGTGGTATGGCCCTCCGACACTGCTAAGCTGTGCCTCTCCAGCCGGTTCGGTAGTCTGCCCCCGATGGACTTTGGTGGTGAACCCTCCAGCAAGAGACCAAGGTACTCAGGGCTTCCCGGAAGGGAAACGGACACTGTAGAGACGTCTAGCTTTAGGACCGAGTACAACAGACTGCTGAACTCCGGGAGACCCCAAGTGAAAAACTCATTTTCGTCACAaggaacctctctctctaacaacaggCCTCAGGCCTATGCCCCGATCAAAGCGTCCAATCCTCCAGCCTCtgcaagcagcagcagcatggAGACTGACTGGAATATGATCAACATCCTCCGCTCCTACACCCCCAGTGACCTGGCCTCCCTCTACCACCCCACCGTGGCTAACCCCAGTCACGGAGTGCTGACCAACCCAAGAG GGAGTAGGCCATCACCCTACCCAGCTAGTATGCTACAGAGGAGAGCCTATTCCAGCCCCATCAGTAGTGAACACAGTGGACCCCCTGACAAAAGTACTTAG